The proteins below are encoded in one region of Flavobacterium nackdongense:
- a CDS encoding glycoside hydrolase family 2 TIM barrel-domain containing protein, translated as MKIHRLALLAICTTVFSIQAQVVEKPKYTAPKWENPEWENPEIFQINREKPTASFYSYENESDALKNDSWNNSPFYKSLNGSWDFYYADNVTTRPTDFYKDDFSVKGWNKIEVPSNWELKGYGIPFYTNIIYMFPANPPFIPHDMNNNGSYKRDFEVPENWTGKDIYLHFEGVSGAMYVWVNGVKVGYNEDSKTPSAFKITDVVKKGKNTVAVLVLRWHDGSYLEDQDFWRISGIERDVFIYAANKVTVRDFRVVSDLENNYRDGVFNLALQIENNGKTNANNTVSIQLLDGENTVFSDTKSLLAKIGANTLDFNTKLPNVKTWNAENPNLYTLLITLKDKKGTITESTAIKVGFRNVSIKNNQFLVNGKPVLIKGVNIHDHSETEGHVISEALTLKDLQIMKQNNINAIRCAHFPKNAHFYRLCDKYGFYVIDEANIEIHGMGATNQGLDGNKKKQAVHPNYLPQWKATHLDRTIKMFERDKNHPCIVTWSLGNEAGNGENFFATYKWLKEHDSTRPTQYEGATNYANTDIQAPMYWSIESMIKYVEKNQTRPLIQCEYAHSMGNSTGNLQDYWDVIEKYPTMQGGFIWDWVDQGILTKNEAGEKYWGYGGDFGGFNYQNDENFCSNGIIAPDRTAHPALYEVKKVYQYIKFRASNLKEGEIAIKNRYDFTNLNQFQFTWKLLENGIEIASGVFPTLDILTYETKLVKMDLPKIAYQNGEYHLNIYALNKNATDLMPLNHIVAYEQFQLPIEKIVVVKPVVNGSISVVQENAITLISNANFKIEFDNNKGTLSSLDYGNGNILLKGVEPNFWRATTDNDFGAKSQKTLAQWKQATKNQVLKDVKFLKNAKEIKIKSKNEIKDQITIQATFDLPAVEGKIIVSYTINALGEITVNNQLQNIKADLPHLPRFGNNLILKDAYQTVNWFGRGPHENYQDRKTSALVGQYKASVSDLYFAYIRPQENGYKTEVRWVTFTNNNGKGVRIERPELFSFSAHHQYNDDFDDGEKKIQRHSIDIKKRELVSVNIDYAQTGVGGDNSWSPSGLAHKEYRVNAGNLEYSYKIIPIK; from the coding sequence ATGAAAATACATCGTTTAGCTCTTTTGGCAATCTGTACAACGGTTTTTTCGATCCAAGCGCAAGTTGTTGAAAAACCCAAATACACCGCACCCAAATGGGAAAACCCTGAATGGGAAAACCCAGAAATTTTTCAAATCAATAGAGAAAAACCGACGGCCAGTTTTTATAGTTATGAGAATGAATCGGATGCATTGAAAAATGACAGTTGGAACAATTCACCATTTTACAAATCCTTAAACGGCAGTTGGGATTTTTATTATGCCGATAATGTAACCACAAGACCGACTGATTTTTACAAAGATGATTTTTCGGTAAAAGGTTGGAATAAAATCGAAGTCCCTTCCAACTGGGAATTGAAAGGATATGGCATTCCGTTTTATACGAACATAATTTATATGTTTCCTGCCAATCCGCCTTTTATTCCTCACGATATGAACAACAATGGAAGTTATAAAAGGGATTTTGAAGTTCCCGAGAATTGGACTGGAAAAGACATTTACCTCCATTTCGAAGGTGTAAGTGGCGCTATGTACGTTTGGGTCAATGGCGTGAAAGTGGGCTACAATGAAGACAGCAAAACTCCATCGGCATTCAAAATAACGGATGTTGTCAAAAAAGGAAAAAACACGGTGGCGGTGCTGGTTTTGCGTTGGCATGACGGCAGTTATTTAGAAGATCAAGATTTTTGGAGAATAAGTGGTATCGAAAGGGATGTCTTTATTTATGCGGCCAATAAAGTCACTGTTAGAGATTTTAGAGTGGTTTCTGATTTAGAAAATAATTATAGGGATGGCGTTTTTAATTTGGCGCTGCAAATAGAGAACAACGGTAAAACCAATGCAAATAATACTGTATCCATCCAGTTATTGGACGGAGAAAACACTGTGTTTTCTGACACCAAAAGTCTCCTTGCAAAAATCGGTGCAAACACTTTAGATTTTAACACAAAACTACCCAATGTAAAAACTTGGAATGCCGAAAATCCTAATTTATATACCCTTTTAATAACCTTGAAAGATAAAAAAGGGACCATAACAGAATCGACAGCTATCAAAGTTGGTTTTAGAAATGTATCCATCAAAAACAATCAGTTTTTAGTCAATGGCAAACCGGTATTAATAAAAGGGGTAAATATTCATGATCATAGCGAAACCGAGGGGCACGTCATTTCCGAAGCGCTTACCTTGAAGGATTTACAAATAATGAAACAAAACAATATCAATGCTATTCGGTGCGCTCATTTTCCTAAAAACGCCCATTTTTATAGGTTGTGTGACAAATATGGTTTTTATGTCATCGATGAAGCGAATATCGAAATTCACGGTATGGGTGCTACCAACCAAGGATTGGATGGCAACAAGAAAAAACAGGCTGTTCATCCCAATTATTTACCACAATGGAAAGCCACCCATTTAGACAGAACCATTAAAATGTTTGAACGAGATAAAAATCATCCTTGCATCGTGACTTGGTCTTTAGGAAATGAAGCGGGTAATGGCGAAAATTTCTTTGCCACTTATAAATGGTTGAAAGAACACGACAGCACTAGGCCAACTCAGTACGAAGGAGCAACAAATTATGCTAATACCGATATTCAAGCGCCAATGTATTGGAGCATCGAGAGTATGATTAAATATGTCGAAAAGAATCAGACACGACCATTGATTCAATGCGAATACGCACACTCGATGGGAAATAGTACCGGGAATTTACAGGATTATTGGGACGTCATCGAAAAATATCCTACGATGCAAGGCGGATTTATTTGGGATTGGGTAGATCAAGGAATTTTAACCAAAAATGAAGCTGGCGAAAAGTATTGGGGGTATGGAGGTGATTTTGGAGGCTTCAATTATCAAAACGACGAAAACTTCTGTTCCAACGGAATTATTGCTCCCGATAGAACGGCGCATCCCGCTTTGTACGAAGTCAAAAAAGTATATCAATATATTAAATTCAGAGCTTCAAATTTAAAAGAAGGCGAAATCGCTATCAAGAATAGATATGATTTTACCAATTTAAATCAATTTCAGTTTACTTGGAAACTTTTGGAAAATGGCATAGAAATAGCCTCTGGGGTTTTCCCAACTTTGGATATTTTAACGTATGAAACCAAACTCGTAAAAATGGATTTGCCAAAGATTGCATATCAAAACGGGGAATACCATTTGAATATTTACGCTTTGAATAAAAATGCTACGGATTTGATGCCTTTAAATCATATCGTGGCGTATGAGCAGTTTCAATTGCCTATTGAAAAAATAGTTGTTGTAAAACCAGTAGTGAACGGTTCAATTTCAGTAGTGCAAGAAAATGCAATCACTTTAATTTCAAATGCAAATTTCAAAATAGAATTTGATAACAACAAAGGAACTCTAAGCTCCTTAGATTATGGAAACGGAAATATTTTGCTGAAAGGAGTTGAACCCAACTTTTGGCGAGCCACAACCGATAATGATTTCGGGGCAAAATCACAAAAAACATTAGCACAATGGAAACAAGCCACTAAAAATCAAGTGCTAAAAGATGTTAAATTCTTGAAGAATGCGAAAGAAATTAAAATCAAGTCTAAAAACGAAATCAAGGACCAAATAACGATTCAAGCTACCTTTGATTTACCAGCAGTTGAGGGAAAAATTATAGTTTCCTACACCATCAATGCGCTGGGCGAAATTACAGTAAACAATCAATTGCAAAATATAAAAGCCGATCTGCCTCATTTGCCAAGATTTGGAAATAATTTAATACTAAAAGACGCGTATCAAACGGTAAATTGGTTCGGCCGTGGGCCACACGAAAATTACCAAGACCGAAAAACATCCGCATTGGTGGGGCAATATAAAGCCTCTGTTTCCGATTTGTATTTTGCCTACATCCGTCCACAGGAAAACGGGTATAAAACCGAGGTGCGTTGGGTAACTTTTACCAACAACAACGGCAAAGGAGTGAGAATTGAACGACCTGAATTGTTCAGTTTTAGCGCACACCACCAATACAATGATGATTTTGATGATGGTGAAAAGAAAATACAACGCCATTCCATCGACATAAAAAAACGAGAGTTGGTCAGTGTCAATATAGATTATGCACAAACAGGTGTTGGAGGCGACAATAGTTGGAGTCCTTCTGGACTTGCTCATAAGGAATACAGAGTCAACGCGGGCAATTTGGAATATTCTTATAAAATTATTCCAATTAAATAG
- a CDS encoding glycoside hydrolase family 43 protein, with amino-acid sequence MKSKDILLIVLLFSSYFAIAQTAYTNFKPGEVWLDDKGNAVNAHGGGFLVYDETYYWFGEHKESGKMGAKALVGVHVYSSKDLYNWKDEGVALSMSNDTTSMLRKGCVLERPKVIYNKKTQKFVMWFHHELKDQGYKAALTGVAVSDKVTGPFRYINSMRLHPKVYAKNFTKEQQQIASLPLKEPVKPNHKGFAGVHMIRDFETGQMSRDMNLFVDEDEQAYHITASEENQTLLISKLSDDYLSMTDDYVRVFPGETNEAPAILKKDGKYFMFSSYTTGWNPNPGRLAVSDNMMSGWKALENPCRGSEEEKKTTFHSQSTFVIPVIGKKNTFIYVGDRWNSKDLGDSRYIWLPVEFEDGIPFLKWHQSWDLDFFNK; translated from the coding sequence ATGAAGTCCAAAGATATTTTACTAATTGTATTATTGTTTTCTAGCTACTTTGCAATAGCACAAACTGCCTACACCAATTTCAAACCTGGTGAAGTTTGGTTGGATGACAAGGGAAATGCTGTGAATGCGCACGGAGGCGGTTTTTTGGTGTATGACGAGACCTATTATTGGTTTGGCGAGCACAAAGAATCAGGCAAAATGGGGGCGAAAGCATTAGTTGGCGTTCACGTGTACAGCTCTAAAGATTTGTATAATTGGAAAGACGAAGGCGTGGCATTGTCAATGTCTAATGACACTACTTCGATGTTACGAAAAGGATGTGTGTTAGAACGCCCAAAGGTCATTTATAATAAAAAGACACAAAAATTCGTCATGTGGTTCCACCACGAGTTAAAAGATCAGGGTTACAAAGCCGCATTGACCGGCGTGGCCGTTTCAGATAAGGTTACTGGCCCTTTTAGGTACATCAACAGTATGCGGTTACACCCTAAAGTTTATGCAAAAAACTTCACTAAAGAACAACAACAAATAGCGTCGCTTCCGCTAAAAGAGCCTGTAAAACCGAATCATAAAGGCTTTGCTGGTGTTCATATGATAAGAGATTTTGAAACGGGGCAAATGTCCAGAGATATGAATTTATTTGTAGATGAGGATGAACAAGCTTACCATATTACCGCTTCGGAAGAGAACCAAACGCTGTTAATTTCTAAACTTTCCGATGATTATTTGTCAATGACCGATGACTATGTGCGTGTTTTTCCTGGCGAAACCAATGAGGCACCGGCGATTTTGAAAAAAGATGGCAAATATTTTATGTTTTCGTCCTACACAACGGGTTGGAATCCAAATCCGGGTCGATTGGCTGTTTCCGACAATATGATGTCGGGTTGGAAAGCCTTGGAAAATCCGTGTAGAGGATCAGAAGAAGAAAAGAAAACAACTTTCCATTCGCAAAGCACTTTTGTAATTCCAGTTATCGGAAAGAAAAATACTTTCATTTATGTTGGTGATCGCTGGAATTCAAAAGATTTGGGCGACAGTCGCTATATATGGTTGCCTGTTGAATTTGAAGATGGAATTCCGTTTTTGAAGTGGCATCAATCGTGGGATTTGGATTTTTTTAATAAATAG
- a CDS encoding sulfatase family protein, protein MKNFTIFILICLCQCVGYSQNAQKPNIIIILADDLGYADVGFNGCKDIPTPNIDRIANEGVKFTNAYVTFSVCGPSRAGLLTGRYPQRFGYERNPQYRPHDPNMGLPKTEQTLAEALKQVGYTSGIVGKWHQGADISNHPLNRGFQEFFGHLGGGHAYFPEQLTIQDSYAVDNDEGMSYKTWIMRNQKPIQTKKYLTDEFSDEAVQFVERNKKEPFFLYLSYNAPHSPLQATQEYLDRFPNIEDKKRKTYAAMVSAVDDGVGRLLDKLEALHLDSNTLVYFLSDNGGPENDNSSDNGVLRAGKSSVYEGGFHVPFAMQWKGTVKPTVYDNPVSSLDIFATIAALSKAPIIKDKPLDGVNLIPFITGNNKAIPHETIYLRKFDEKKYAVRHNDLKLVLNKDNEPELYNLKEDIGEINDIAKQFPTELQKMDNLRKEWDSQLIEPIFEGLIMKKNKQIKSNLNQNETVK, encoded by the coding sequence ATGAAAAATTTTACCATTTTTATCCTTATTTGTTTGTGCCAATGTGTTGGCTACAGCCAAAATGCGCAAAAACCAAACATCATAATTATCCTAGCCGATGATTTGGGCTATGCAGATGTGGGTTTTAATGGATGCAAAGACATTCCAACTCCAAACATAGACAGAATAGCCAACGAAGGAGTAAAATTCACCAATGCTTATGTTACCTTTTCTGTTTGTGGACCCAGTAGGGCAGGACTTTTAACAGGTCGTTATCCGCAACGTTTTGGCTACGAAAGAAACCCACAATACCGTCCTCACGACCCTAATATGGGTTTGCCAAAAACAGAACAAACATTGGCGGAAGCCTTAAAACAAGTTGGCTACACTTCAGGAATTGTGGGCAAATGGCATCAAGGAGCCGATATTTCGAATCATCCTTTGAACCGAGGATTTCAAGAATTCTTTGGACATTTGGGTGGAGGACACGCCTATTTTCCAGAACAATTAACAATCCAAGATAGTTACGCTGTTGACAATGATGAAGGAATGAGTTACAAAACTTGGATTATGCGCAATCAAAAGCCTATCCAAACCAAAAAATACCTAACGGACGAGTTTTCGGATGAAGCGGTTCAGTTTGTCGAAAGAAATAAAAAAGAACCTTTCTTTTTGTATTTATCTTATAACGCTCCACATTCACCGCTTCAAGCTACACAAGAATATTTAGATCGTTTTCCGAATATTGAGGATAAAAAACGAAAAACTTATGCTGCAATGGTCAGCGCCGTTGACGATGGTGTAGGAAGACTTTTAGATAAATTAGAAGCGTTACACCTAGATTCGAATACCTTAGTTTATTTCTTGTCTGATAATGGTGGCCCAGAAAACGACAACAGTTCTGACAATGGTGTTTTGAGAGCCGGAAAGTCATCGGTTTACGAAGGCGGCTTTCACGTTCCTTTTGCTATGCAATGGAAAGGCACTGTGAAACCAACGGTCTACGACAATCCAGTTTCGTCACTCGATATTTTTGCAACAATTGCCGCACTTTCAAAAGCCCCAATCATCAAAGACAAGCCATTAGATGGCGTTAATTTGATTCCTTTTATAACTGGAAATAATAAAGCAATTCCGCACGAAACCATTTATTTAAGAAAATTTGATGAAAAGAAATATGCTGTTCGGCACAACGATTTAAAGTTAGTTTTGAACAAAGACAACGAACCAGAACTCTACAATTTGAAAGAGGATATTGGGGAAATAAATGATATTGCAAAGCAATTTCCCACAGAACTACAAAAGATGGATAACCTCAGAAAAGAATGGGATTCCCAACTCATCGAGCCAATTTTTGAAGGCCTGATTATGAAAAAAAATAAACAAATAAAAAGTAATTTAAATCAAAATGAAACAGTTAAATAA
- a CDS encoding sialate O-acetylesterase translates to MKQLNKYFLVIVFVFIATAAFCQVRLPKLISDGMILQRDTKIKIWGWASANEKIAIDFMNKKHKIQANKQGLWELPLTNLKAGGPYVMKIAASNAIVINDILIGDVWLCSGQSNMAMTVGQCRELYETEIANSENKFIRNFEVPREYEFNTPRTDLSGGSWSAANPANVPKFSAAAYFFAKNIYAKYQIPIGMINSSYGGTPIHAWLSEEALKPFPESYNEIAALKNPEFVKSIENKDLELDKTWNAKLLQTDEGIASKGNWQSNATSIADWQEAKIPGLTNGTALEKANGVVWYKKEIEVTKQEASADAILKLGTMMGADSTYVNGIFVGSTKDQWSSRKYGVLPNTFVEGKNTITIRLVKKRGNGGFVEGLQYQLVTKGGALNLAGTWKYKIGAKMDALPNTVNLRWKPTSLYNAMIQPLKNYAVKGALWYQGEGNSGKPKEYVQLQTALIGELRTVFGNPNMPFLFVQLPNYQKVQPNPADSNWALLRESQLKTLAVPNTGMATTIDLGEWNDIHPHQKEPVGKRLALIAQNLVYGEAKVVCYGPKFESMLVEKGKIILSFATFGSAMQFKGEGTHTNFAIAGEDKKFVWAEAKIENGKIIVSSAAVPNPVAVRYAWADNPEGEKLFNTEGIPASPFRTDSW, encoded by the coding sequence ATGAAACAGTTAAATAAATATTTTCTTGTCATAGTATTCGTTTTCATAGCTACGGCGGCTTTTTGCCAAGTAAGACTTCCAAAATTAATTAGCGATGGAATGATTTTACAACGGGATACCAAAATTAAAATTTGGGGTTGGGCTTCCGCCAATGAAAAAATTGCCATCGATTTTATGAATAAAAAACATAAAATTCAAGCCAATAAACAAGGCCTATGGGAATTGCCATTGACCAATTTAAAAGCAGGTGGCCCTTATGTTATGAAGATTGCCGCAAGTAACGCTATCGTAATTAATGATATTTTAATTGGCGATGTTTGGTTGTGTTCAGGTCAGTCCAATATGGCAATGACTGTGGGACAATGCCGCGAATTATATGAAACGGAAATTGCCAATTCTGAAAACAAATTCATCAGAAATTTTGAAGTGCCACGAGAATATGAATTCAATACGCCAAGAACGGATTTAAGTGGCGGTTCGTGGTCGGCGGCCAATCCTGCCAATGTTCCGAAATTTTCGGCAGCGGCTTATTTTTTTGCAAAAAATATCTATGCAAAATACCAAATTCCAATCGGAATGATCAATTCAAGTTATGGCGGAACTCCTATTCACGCTTGGCTTAGCGAAGAGGCCTTGAAGCCATTTCCCGAAAGCTATAACGAAATTGCAGCATTAAAAAATCCTGAATTCGTAAAAAGCATCGAAAATAAAGACTTAGAATTAGATAAAACTTGGAATGCAAAGCTGTTGCAAACTGACGAAGGAATAGCAAGTAAAGGCAATTGGCAATCCAATGCAACATCCATCGCAGATTGGCAGGAAGCTAAAATTCCGGGTTTGACAAACGGCACAGCACTTGAAAAAGCAAATGGCGTAGTTTGGTATAAAAAAGAAATTGAAGTTACGAAACAAGAAGCCTCGGCTGATGCGATATTGAAGCTAGGTACAATGATGGGAGCCGATTCTACTTATGTCAACGGCATATTTGTAGGTTCTACCAAGGATCAATGGTCGTCTCGAAAGTACGGAGTTTTGCCCAATACTTTTGTAGAAGGTAAAAACACCATTACTATTCGTTTGGTTAAAAAAAGAGGCAATGGCGGCTTTGTGGAAGGATTGCAATATCAGCTGGTTACCAAAGGGGGAGCTCTGAATCTTGCGGGAACTTGGAAATACAAAATAGGCGCAAAAATGGATGCCTTGCCCAACACGGTTAATTTAAGATGGAAACCAACCTCATTGTACAATGCGATGATTCAACCTTTAAAAAATTACGCAGTTAAAGGCGCATTATGGTACCAAGGCGAAGGAAATTCCGGTAAACCAAAAGAATATGTACAGCTGCAAACAGCACTTATTGGAGAATTAAGAACCGTTTTTGGCAATCCAAATATGCCTTTTTTGTTTGTGCAATTGCCTAATTATCAAAAGGTACAACCCAATCCAGCCGACAGTAATTGGGCATTATTAAGAGAATCTCAATTAAAAACTTTGGCAGTACCAAACACCGGAATGGCAACGACAATAGATCTTGGCGAATGGAACGACATTCACCCACATCAAAAGGAGCCGGTTGGAAAACGCTTAGCGCTTATTGCACAAAATCTAGTGTACGGCGAGGCTAAAGTAGTTTGTTACGGACCAAAATTCGAATCAATGCTAGTAGAAAAAGGTAAAATCATACTCTCTTTTGCCACTTTTGGAAGCGCAATGCAATTCAAAGGAGAAGGTACACACACCAATTTTGCCATAGCTGGCGAAGACAAAAAGTTCGTTTGGGCTGAGGCCAAAATCGAAAACGGGAAAATTATAGTTTCAAGCGCAGCTGTTCCGAATCCTGTAGCTGTCCGTTATGCTTGGGCAGACAATCCCGAGGGCGAAAAATTATTCAACACCGAAGGCATTCCGGCTTCTCCGTTCAGAACAGATTCTTGGTAG
- the galB gene encoding beta-galactosidase GalB has product MKKSLFIISLMCLAFQLQAQKREVQLLDTGWRFLNKEIPTTNINQVDDSSWQTVTVPHDWAIAGPFDMTIDMQKVTVIEDGDRGAKLRTGRTGALPCFGIGWYRKALNISKSDEGKRIFVEFDGAMSRSKVYLNGVYIGEWPYGYSSFSFELTKYIQLGKENILSVRLENKEESSRWYSGAGIYRNVRLVKTAPVRVAQWGTYITTPVVSPKMGEVNIKTEIDGDEKVQLITEIFDAKGQKVASTKSEGNKAFEQKLKVNKPSLWSPETPVLYTAVSKVFVGKIQKDEYKSVFGFRTIKFDRDKGFFLNGKYTKFKGVCLHHDLGPIGAAVNFRATERQLVMMKEMGVNAIRTSHNPPSLELLKICDSIGLMVQVESFDEWKNGKNTNGYGEFFDQWAEKDLTAMIKRDRNHPSVVMWSIGNEIREQGMPEGAAMAKFLTKISHDLDPTRPVSAGFNNWKGAIKNGLAAEVDLVGFNYAPDFYEKMRQENPTFTIYGSETASTVSSRGEYKFPVTPSKKAWYTDYQLTSYDLETCSWADLPDYEFQYQDDLDWVAGEFVWTGFDYLGEPSPYNEGTPARSSYFGIVDLAGIPKDRYYLYQSKWSEKPVFHVLPHWTWPDRLNQKVPVFVYTNYPKAELFVNGKSMGTRVKDKSSMLKRYRLMWDDVIYEPGEIKVVGYDKNDKVVAEKIIKTAGETYNIKLTADRQTIKADGKDLSFVTVELLDKDGNLCPRAANLLFFDVTGAGKLKAVCNGDATDQTSFASKYMRTFNGKLVVTVESDTTAGEITLKVSGGLLNAEEVKITTENLTK; this is encoded by the coding sequence ATGAAAAAAAGCCTATTTATTATTAGCTTGATGTGCCTCGCTTTTCAACTGCAAGCTCAAAAAAGAGAAGTACAATTACTCGATACAGGTTGGCGTTTCCTCAATAAAGAAATCCCAACAACTAATATAAATCAAGTTGACGATTCCTCGTGGCAGACCGTTACCGTTCCCCACGATTGGGCAATTGCAGGACCTTTTGATATGACCATCGATATGCAAAAAGTTACCGTGATTGAAGATGGCGATCGAGGGGCAAAATTACGAACAGGAAGAACTGGAGCGTTGCCTTGTTTCGGAATTGGTTGGTATAGAAAAGCATTAAACATTTCAAAATCTGATGAAGGGAAACGAATTTTTGTAGAATTTGATGGTGCAATGAGCCGTTCGAAAGTATATTTAAACGGCGTTTATATTGGCGAATGGCCTTATGGCTATTCTTCTTTTTCGTTTGAATTGACAAAATACATTCAGTTAGGAAAAGAAAATATTTTATCTGTTCGTTTAGAAAACAAAGAAGAATCGTCAAGATGGTATTCGGGAGCAGGAATTTATAGAAATGTACGATTGGTAAAAACAGCTCCGGTTCGAGTGGCACAATGGGGAACTTATATTACAACTCCAGTTGTTTCACCTAAAATGGGCGAAGTCAACATTAAAACCGAAATTGATGGAGATGAAAAAGTACAACTAATAACAGAAATTTTTGATGCTAAAGGACAAAAAGTAGCCTCAACAAAAAGCGAGGGGAATAAAGCATTTGAACAAAAATTGAAAGTCAATAAACCAAGTTTATGGAGCCCTGAAACGCCTGTTTTATATACTGCTGTTTCAAAAGTTTTTGTTGGTAAAATTCAAAAAGACGAATATAAATCGGTGTTTGGTTTTAGAACCATTAAGTTCGACAGGGATAAAGGATTTTTCTTAAACGGAAAATATACCAAATTCAAAGGCGTTTGTTTGCACCACGATTTAGGACCAATAGGTGCTGCAGTCAATTTTAGAGCTACCGAGCGTCAATTGGTAATGATGAAAGAAATGGGTGTAAATGCCATTCGAACATCGCACAATCCTCCGTCATTAGAATTATTAAAAATATGCGACAGCATCGGATTGATGGTACAAGTAGAATCTTTCGACGAATGGAAAAACGGTAAAAACACCAATGGTTATGGCGAATTTTTTGACCAATGGGCCGAAAAAGATTTAACAGCAATGATCAAAAGAGACCGAAACCATCCATCTGTGGTGATGTGGAGCATAGGAAATGAAATCAGAGAACAAGGTATGCCCGAAGGTGCTGCAATGGCAAAATTTTTAACGAAAATTAGTCACGATTTAGACCCAACTCGTCCTGTTTCGGCGGGTTTCAATAATTGGAAAGGAGCCATAAAAAATGGTTTAGCAGCAGAAGTAGATTTAGTTGGTTTTAATTACGCACCCGATTTCTATGAAAAAATGCGCCAAGAAAACCCGACATTTACTATTTATGGTAGCGAAACCGCTTCGACAGTAAGTTCTCGTGGAGAATATAAATTTCCTGTAACTCCTTCTAAAAAAGCGTGGTACACAGACTATCAATTAACAAGTTATGACCTAGAAACCTGTAGCTGGGCAGACCTACCTGATTATGAATTTCAATACCAAGATGATTTAGACTGGGTGGCTGGAGAATTTGTTTGGACAGGTTTTGATTATTTGGGCGAACCTTCGCCTTATAATGAAGGAACGCCAGCACGAAGTTCTTATTTTGGAATTGTTGATTTAGCTGGAATCCCAAAAGACAGGTATTATTTGTACCAAAGCAAATGGAGCGAAAAACCCGTTTTTCACGTTTTGCCACATTGGACTTGGCCTGATCGTTTGAATCAAAAAGTGCCTGTTTTTGTTTATACCAATTATCCAAAAGCAGAATTATTTGTCAACGGAAAAAGTATGGGTACAAGAGTAAAAGACAAATCAAGTATGCTTAAAAGATACCGTTTGATGTGGGATGATGTAATTTATGAACCAGGAGAAATCAAAGTAGTGGGGTATGATAAAAACGACAAAGTGGTGGCAGAAAAAATCATCAAAACCGCTGGCGAAACTTATAACATAAAACTTACTGCCGACAGACAAACCATTAAAGCTGATGGAAAAGATTTGTCTTTCGTAACTGTTGAACTTTTAGATAAGGATGGAAATTTGTGCCCAAGAGCCGCTAATTTATTGTTCTTTGATGTAACTGGTGCTGGAAAATTAAAAGCCGTTTGCAATGGCGATGCCACAGACCAAACGTCTTTTGCTTCAAAATATATGAGAACATTCAACGGAAAATTAGTGGTAACTGTTGAATCTGACACTACTGCTGGAGAAATTACTTTGAAAGTTTCTGGAGGATTACTGAACGCAGAAGAAGTAAAAATCACAACTGAAAATTTGACTAAATAA
- a CDS encoding glycoside hydrolase family 16 protein, with translation MKKQILLFLGFLIVLTIGCKSKHGISTAKNPAFVDKETPNSAKPFIVSDSTSTKTKKSNWKLVFSDEFNDTKIDTSKWNVENAPKKRVDIMLYSNDDQVQEKDGKAYIYYSKSSLNDTTYMAGRFNSNKKYAPTYGYFETRMHLVKPDGYQSAFWMMPEGNGMASTTTPDGTANDGAEIDIVEGNKLRSYSLGLHWDGYAKPAHKGTGSNIKKPNIHDTEYHIFALEWTPTYLKFYCDGKVVKEITDPKAIPQVAEYLYFSGSCFGKNDWLQGDVRKNDFIQKGGVAEAYIDYVRVYQTKEIK, from the coding sequence ATGAAGAAACAAATTTTATTATTCTTAGGGTTTTTGATTGTTTTAACTATTGGATGTAAATCGAAGCACGGAATTTCCACAGCTAAGAATCCTGCTTTTGTTGATAAAGAAACACCTAATTCAGCCAAACCATTTATAGTTTCGGATTCTACTTCGACAAAAACTAAGAAAAGCAACTGGAAGTTGGTTTTTTCAGACGAGTTTAATGATACTAAAATCGATACTTCGAAATGGAACGTAGAAAATGCTCCGAAAAAACGTGTCGATATTATGTTGTATTCCAATGACGACCAAGTGCAAGAGAAAGACGGAAAAGCCTATATTTATTATAGCAAATCGTCCTTAAACGACACCACTTATATGGCGGGACGATTTAATTCCAATAAAAAATACGCGCCAACCTACGGCTATTTCGAAACAAGAATGCATTTAGTAAAACCCGATGGCTATCAAAGTGCTTTTTGGATGATGCCTGAAGGAAATGGAATGGCGTCAACAACAACACCCGATGGTACTGCCAATGATGGTGCTGAAATAGACATTGTCGAAGGCAATAAATTACGTTCCTATTCGCTTGGTTTGCATTGGGATGGGTATGCTAAACCTGCACACAAAGGCACTGGAAGCAATATTAAAAAGCCTAACATTCACGATACGGAATACCATATTTTTGCATTAGAATGGACACCCACTTACTTGAAATTTTATTGTGATGGCAAAGTAGTAAAAGAAATAACCGATCCAAAAGCAATCCCGCAGGTAGCGGAGTATCTCTATTTTTCTGGTAGCTGTTTTGGGAAAAATGATTGGTTGCAGGGTGATGTTCGCAAAAATGACTTCATTCAAAAGGGAGGTGTAGCAGAAGCTTATATCGATTATGTACGGGTATATCAAACAAAGGAAATAAAGTAA